The genomic interval ATGACAACGAGAAAGATCGACAGGCCCTTGGCCATGTCCACCCAATCAAGGCGCTTGCTATCAGCCGACATCTTCAGTCTCCGCATCTTTGCGGTGACAATAAAGAGCAACTCGTTCCGCACCCGATAACAGGGTCGAAACAAGGTGATGCAAAATGCGGAATTGGTAAGAAATCAGCTAAAGCCCGTGCTGACGCCACTCGAATGCGTCAATTCATGAGCTCAGCGCGGCCAGGTTGCCCGGCCGCTGATCTACTTAGACTGGCACTGACGCATAAGCTGCGAAAAGCAGGCCCATGGTGGCGAAAAACATAACGGAAAGCGAAATGGTTTTGAGCATGACAATATGGTCCTGCGCCATAGAGCGGCGCGACAGTAGCTATCGCCGGAAGGCGTTAAAGAGTGATTTCGACCGAGTAGTTTTCGATCACAGTATTGGCCAGCAGCTTCTCGCACATGCTGTTAAGGGCAGAACGTGCAGCTGTCTCGTCAGTTCCGTCGAGGGTAAGGTCAAAGACCTTACCCTGTCGCACCGATGCAACACCATCGAAGCCGAGGCTCTTGAGCGAGCCTTCGATAGCCTGACCCTGGGGATCGAGGACGCCGGCCTTGAGGGTGACGGTTACGCGCGCTTTCATCTCAATACCTGCCGATAAGACTACTGGACCAGACGCGGACCGGTGGTCAGCGCATTGTCGGTTTCAACCAGGATGCCAAGACGCTGTGCGACTTCGCGGTAGCTTTCGATCAGACCGCCAAGGTTCTCGCGGAAGCGATCCTTGT from Devosia sp. 2618 carries:
- the purS gene encoding phosphoribosylformylglycinamidine synthase subunit PurS translates to MKARVTVTLKAGVLDPQGQAIEGSLKSLGFDGVASVRQGKVFDLTLDGTDETAARSALNSMCEKLLANTVIENYSVEITL